In the genome of Bacillota bacterium, the window TGCGCGAGGTACTGAAGAAGGCGGAGGCGGATGCCGGTAACTGAGATTTGGCGAAAGCATGTTCTGGTCCTGGCCGCCCGGGTGGAGATGGCGGCCCGGTGGATCGTGGTGGGCCTGATATGGCTGTACCGGGTGCTGGTCTCTCCGGTGCTGCCCGGCACCTGTCGGTTCCAGCCCAGTTGCTCCGTGTATGCGGAGCAGGCCGTCAAGCGTCACGGACTGATCAGGGGGGGCGTGCTCGCGGGCAGGAGGCTGTTCCGGTGTCACCCCTG includes:
- the yidD gene encoding membrane protein insertion efficiency factor YidD, which translates into the protein MAARWIVVGLIWLYRVLVSPVLPGTCRFQPSCSVYAEQAVKRHGLIRGGVLAGRRLFRCHPWHPGGYDPVP